AAGCACGTTTACCTGTTTGAATACATCATCACCCGAGAACAACATTCTTCCCAAAAATCCTCTTATATACGATTCGTTTTGAGTTTCAAAGCCTGCCGCACTGTATTGTCTTAGCCAATCCACAAGATTTAGTTCACAGCCGTCAAAATACTTAGAGTTATCTTTAGGAAAATAACTTCTTGACGTACTTACGCCCCACTTAACAGTACCCTCGTCCGGCTCATCTTCACCGGCAAGTATTTGCATAAGCGCAGTGATTGCAATTTCGTTTTCACCTATTATGGCAATCTTATCGTCATGATTTAGTGTGAATGATATATTATTAAGAAGTTTTTCACCGTTTACAGTCTTTGAAAGTCCGTCAACGGTAAGCAAATCGCGTCCCGCTTCTCTGTCCATATCAAAGCCCACAAACGGATAACGTCTTGATGACGCAGGCAATTCTTCAACTGTAAGTTTATCAAGCATTTTCTTACGGCTTGTAGCCTGTTTTGATTTCGACTTGTTCGCAGAGAATCGCTGAATAAAAGTCTGCAATTCTTTAATTTTTTCTTCAGCTTTTTTATTTTGTTGCTTGATAAGTCTTTCCATCATCTGACTTGACTCGTACCAGAACTCATAGTTACCGACATACATCTTAACCTTTGAATAGTCAATATCAACGATATGCGTACACACAACATTAAGGAAATATCTGTCATGCGATACAACTATGACTGTACCCTCGTAATCAAGCAAGAAATCTTCAAGCCATTCAATAGCCTGCAAATCAAGGTGGTTTGTAGGCTCGTCAAGAAGGATAATGTCAGGGTCACCGAACAATGCCTGTGCCAAAAGGACTTTAACCTTTTCGTTACCGCCAAGGTCAGCCATCTGCGAATACATAATACTTTCGTCAAGTCCAAGACCCTGCATTAACTTTGATGCATTGGAATCAGCCTCCCAACCGTCCATTTCCGCAAATTCCGCCTCCAGTTCAGCCGCTTTTATACCGTCCTCGTCCGAGAAATCTTCTTTTTCATACAACGCGTCTTTTTCTTTCATAATATCATAAAGACGCTTGTTACCCATAATAATCGTATCAAGTACAGTGTACTCGTCATATGCAAAGTGGTCCTGTTTCAAAACCGACATACGACAATTTGGGTCGATAGACACTTCACCGGTTGTCG
The DNA window shown above is from Hominilimicola fabiformis and carries:
- a CDS encoding ABC-F family ATP-binding cassette domain-containing protein; translated protein: MITVTNVSLNFSGQNLFSDVNLKFTPGNCYGVIGANGAGKSTFLKILSGELDSTTGEVSIDPNCRMSVLKQDHFAYDEYTVLDTIIMGNKRLYDIMKEKDALYEKEDFSDEDGIKAAELEAEFAEMDGWEADSNASKLMQGLGLDESIMYSQMADLGGNEKVKVLLAQALFGDPDIILLDEPTNHLDLQAIEWLEDFLLDYEGTVIVVSHDRYFLNVVCTHIVDIDYSKVKMYVGNYEFWYESSQMMERLIKQQNKKAEEKIKELQTFIQRFSANKSKSKQATSRKKMLDKLTVEELPASSRRYPFVGFDMDREAGRDLLTVDGLSKTVNGEKLLNNISFTLNHDDKIAIIGENEIAITALMQILAGEDEPDEGTVKWGVSTSRSYFPKDNSKYFDGCELNLVDWLRQYSAAGFETQNESYIRGFLGRMLFSGDDVFKQVNVLSGGEKVRCMLSRMMLYGSNILILDQPTNHLDLESITAVNNGLKAFKGNVIFASHDHEFVNTVANRIIDIREDGTIVDRMCTFDEYIEMKRGN